The following are encoded together in the Anopheles nili chromosome 3, idAnoNiliSN_F5_01, whole genome shotgun sequence genome:
- the LOC128723456 gene encoding beta-hexosaminidase subunit beta-like, translated as MKANRLFRVSVAVLCVIPWTYAYIVDPGPVVKATKGEIWPKPRNQTTSQHYYRFRPGTFRFQPTNFTCDILNTALVRYQKIVLAIGNKTRRVMFKRQYSSQVANILQSAYGPRSWSSDPNWNGFVEQVDVDLKAPCETLPYLSMDEEYTIVVNDSQALLSSYSIWGILRALESFSQMVVLAEDGSTLRINATTVNDGPRFSHRGLLVDTSRHFVDTPTLVKILDGMAYNKLNVFHWHIVDDHSFPYESRTFPELSQQGAYHPSMVYSQADIAMIIEEATLRGIRVMSEFDTPGHTRSWGVSHPELLTECYDQYRGKLGPMDPTRESTYTFLSQLFREVIEVFPDRYVHLGGDEVGFECWASNPNVLEYMKQNRLYSFEMLEEKFIQRIVDQIDALNRSSLVWQEVYVNGVQLPNGTVVHVWTGNRQDLLAKITRDGLPALLSSCWYLDHLSTGGDWRKFYNCDPHDFVGTGAQKSLVLGGEACMWSEVVNGNNILPRIFPRVSATAEKLWSPANVNNADEAARRLEEQTCRMNHRGIPAQPPNGPGFCI; from the exons atgaaagcgaacCGTTTGTTTCGCGTGTCCGTCGCAGTGCTGTGTGTCATCCCGTGGACGTACGCGTACATCGTCGATCCCGGACCCGTCGTAAAGGCCACCAAAG GGGAGATATGGCCTAAACCGAGGAACCAAACCACTTCCCAGCACTACTACAGGTTCAGACCGGGCACGTTCCGGTTTCAG CCTACCAACTTTACCTGCGATATATTGAACACGGCGTTGGTTCGCTACCAAAAAATAGTCCTAGCAATCGGCAACAAGACCCGGCGGGTGATGTTCAAGAGGCAGTATTCCTCGCAAGTGGCAAACATCCTGCAAAGTGCCTATGGTCCACGTTCCTGGAGCTCGGATCCCAACTGGAAC GGCTTCGTGGAACAAGTCGATGTGGACCTGAAAGCTCCCTGCGAAACGCTGCCGTACCTCTCAATGGACGAAGAAT ACACAATCGTGGTCAACGACTCCCAGGCGCTTTTGTCATCGTACTCGATCTGGGGCATCCTGCGAGCACTGGAATCCTTCTCACAGATGGTCGTCCTCGCTGAAGACGGCAGCACG TTGCGAATCAACGCCACAACCGTAAACGATGGTCCGAGGTTTTCGCATCGTGGCCTGCTGGTGGACACATCGCGCCATTTCGTTGACACACCCACGCTGGTGAAGATCCTGGACGGGATGGCGTACAACAAGCTGAACGTGTTCCACTGGCACATTGTGGACGATCACAGCTTCCCGTACGAGAGTCGCACGTTTCCAGAGCTGAGTCAACAGGGTGCTTATCATCCGTCGATGGTGTACAGCCAAGCCGACATCGCGATGATCATCGAAGAGGCCACATTGCGAGGGATCCGTGTGATGTCCGAATTCGATACTCCCGGTCACACGCGATCGTGGGGTGTATCGCATCCGGAGCTGTTGACTGAGTGCTACGATCAGTACCGGGGCAAACTCGGACCGATGGATCCGACACGTGAATCCACGTACACCTTCCTGTCGCAGCTGTTCCGTGAGGTGATCGAGGTGTTCCCGGATCGGTACGTGCACCTTGGCGGTGACGAGGTTGGCTTCGAGTGCTGGGCTAGCAACCCGAACGTGCTGGAGTACATGAAGCAGAACCGGCTGTACTCGTTCGAGATGCTGGAGGAGAAGTTCATCCAGCGGATCGTCGATCAGATCGATGCGCTCAACCGGAGCTCGCTCGTGTGGCAAGAGGTGTACGTGAATGGAGTGCAGCTTCCGAACGGAACCGTGGTGCACGTTTGGACTGGCAATCGGCAGGATCTGCTGGCTAAG ATAACGCGCGATGGTTTACCGGCGTTACTGTCGTCCTGCTGGTATCTGGACCACCTCAGCACCGGTGGGGATTGGCGCAAGTTCTACAACTGTGATCCGCACGATTTCGTCGGAACTGGCGCACAAAAGTCGCTGGTTCTCGGTGGCGAAGCGTGCATGTGGTCGGAGGTGGTGAACGGGAACAACATTCTGCCGCGCATATTCCCCCGAGTGTCGGCAACGGCCGAAAAGCTGTGGTCACCTGCCAACGTGAACAATGCGGACGAAGCGGCTCGCAGGCTGGAAGAGCAAACCTGCCGCATGAATCATCGCGGTATTCCGGCACAGCCACCAAATGGGCCGGGATTTTGTATTTAA
- the LOC128724134 gene encoding neuronal acetylcholine receptor subunit beta-4-like: MVGLCVGTIRIVRLLGWIALLLNHVLPAASVDCSTDSGNVENRLKNSLLCNGYRVDARPRKDHTQMVNLSVTYHVLTYEFSEDDDLLELGVWMDLRWTDDFLRWNSSEWEGIDRLAINSYEMWLPDFRHFSSYYNPEELQDCVNPKCSVAMNGSVFCLPVCSLNAKCDADYSRWPFDVHKCEMWYGAWANSMDEVDMHLKDVCLGKNTEFTSPKWSIVSLEKRRSVVFSTDSYKYPVLNVELILIRKASFEQVAIIGPILVLALLNVYTVWLRSNSFERKVMLGISISCHFATLKQLEWTLPYNRDTLPDCMIFMLSSTILGVVLLIQTLLSCWIRTQLNLQSTTGSFIDRWTAPCSQSRVAELILSADYLELNHKVIPDENKNSWERLAKLFDRAVAISCVIIYVVLFPFFIPFEHRLDESQGVKCVIAA; the protein is encoded by the exons ATGGTTGGTCTTTGTGTCGGTACCATTAGGATTGTTCGCCTGCTGGGATGGATCGCATTGCTGCTAAATCACGTACTACCGGCAG CATCTGTCGACTGCAGCACGGACTCGGGGAACGTGGAAAACAGGCTGAAAAACTCACTCCTCTGCAATGGCTACCGTGTGGATGCGCGCCCGAGAAAGGATCACACGCAAATGGTCAATTTGAGCGTGACCTACCACGTGCTAACCTACGAATTT AGCGAGGACGATGATCTGCTGGAGCTGGGCGTATGGATGGATCTG CGATGGACGGACGATTTTCTGCGCTGGAACAGCTCCGAATGGGAAGGAATCGATCGACTGGCGATCAACTCGTACGAAATGTGGCTTCCGGACTTTCGGCACTTTTCTTC GTACTACAATCCCGAGGAACTGCAAGACTGCGTCAACCCCAAGTGCTCTGTGGCGATGAATGGGtccgtgttttgtttgccggtgTGCAGTCTGAACGCCAAGTGTGATGCTGATTATTCCCGGTGGCCTTTTGATGTGCACAAATGCGAAATGTGGTACGGAGCGTGGGCGAATTCGATGGATGAGGTGGACATGCACCTGAAAGATGTTTGTCTGGGCAAGAACACTGAGTTTACCAGCCCAAAATGGAGCATTGTATCGCTGGAGAAACGACGCAGCGTCGTTTTCTCAACCGACAGCTACAAGTACCCCGTGCTGAATGTCGAATTGATACTCATAAGGAAAGCCAGTTTCGAGCAAGTAGCGATCATCGGACCAATACTGG TGCTCGCACTGCTCAACGTGTACACCGTTTGGTTGCGATCTAACAGCTTCGAGCGGAAGGTGATGCTGGGTATTTCAATTTCCTGCCACTTTGCTACCTTAAAACAACTGGAATGGACCCTGCCTTATAATCGAGACACGCTTCCGGACTGTA TGATCTTCATGCTTAGCTCGACGATCTTGGGCGTGGTGTTGCTGATTCAAACGTTGCTCAGCTGCTGGATTCGAACGCAGCTCAATCTCCAATCGACGACGGGATCGTTCATCGATCGATGGACAGCTCCCTGTTCGCAGAGCCGAGTAGCGGAATTAATCCTTTCAGCGGACTATCTGGAGCTGAATCACAAG GTGATCccggatgaaaacaaaaacagctgGGAAAGGTTGGCAAAGTTGTTTGATCGTGCTGTGGCCATCTCTTGCGTGATTATTTACGTTGTGCTCTTCCCGTTCTTCATTCCATTCGAGCACCGGTTGGACGAGAGCCAGGGTGTGAAATGTGTCATTGCGGCATAG